In the Hemitrygon akajei chromosome 7, sHemAka1.3, whole genome shotgun sequence genome, one interval contains:
- the LOC140730379 gene encoding multiple coagulation factor deficiency protein 2 homolog, translating to MECSNRIARSCFIGFLCLVLSGRQHLFSTHAQDHPAHNPEITEGHRPNIRLDKNLVQDKDHIMEHLDGVIDKPKSEMTPQELQLHYFKMHDYDGNNLLDGLELISAIAHVHKEESGGQGQPMGEEEIVSLIDDILKDDDKNNDGYIDYAEFAKSLE from the exons ATGGAATGCAGCAATAGAATTGCAAGGAGCTGCTTTATAGGATTCTTGTGTCTTGTACTGTCAGGCAGGCAGCACCTGTTTTCGACTCATGCTCAAGATCATCCAGCACATAATCCTGAAATTACTGAGGGTCATCGACCAAACATTCGTCTAGACAAAAATCTTGTTCAAGACAAAGA TCATATAATGGAGCATTTAGATGGTGTTATAGACAAACCCAAATCCGAGATGACACCACAAGAACTTCAACTTCATTATTTTAAAATGCATGATTACGATGGGAATAACTTACTTGATGGATTGGAGTTAATTTCAGCCATTGCACATGTACATAAAGAG GAAAGTGGAGGCCAAGGGCAGCCCATGGGTGAGGAGGAGATCGTTAGTTTAATTGATGATATTTTAAAAGATGATGACAAAAATAATGATGGATACATTGATTATGCTGAATTTGCAAAATCCTTAGAATAA